From Argopecten irradians isolate NY chromosome 12, Ai_NY, whole genome shotgun sequence, one genomic window encodes:
- the LOC138336153 gene encoding uncharacterized protein — protein MENWRKFDDHDSFSGYHKHIYGVTPLYPVSGSYAQVMVPVKNCVPMMVKNCVPKTGMKKTSSYRQHAATGNSPASKSYVQPRLYSMEQLNNRASQRTDPIHHPCHKPTIMYKTQYPHNTAGLPCNESHYETSDKVQSRSIPNTKVSDNIERWNDEAVSHRNGKVKPRKSFRPFNVISNLISKAKTRQTKEGKNNLKKENVQDRNCRLLHSSDIKVLSPAFDGREKISKVQTVHQLSPNGHYKAARLDEYNLDVKDGQICLKEETTGHSGGQPQWTSEELSDHWSPQGIYRSQESLRYKSHVSRYFQKGSSHVRSKGSRLESLWSMQLTDQGCRENSESQKCQVQNTLYHDGILKNLRSVVTNGHTPDCGQSKLGSSSTKSVPFSERLHELPVQKNYVMNKFLSDVHHISNVRFQQSNRGQGKQHIDSPGSMPFHIKFTSFGKVSLMPLIWDLLVKGFTLRKNTSLFSYFRYFCRSFNKFASEHSTYSLEKNPSYVSTKRITLVYYMIDR, from the coding sequence ATGGAGAATTGGAGGAAGTTTGATGATCATGATTCGTTCAGTGGCtatcataaacatatttatgGAGTGACCCCGCTCTACCCTGTAAGTGGATCTTACGCTCAGGTCATGGTACCGGTCAAGAATTGTGTCCCCATGATGGTCAAGAATTGTGTTCCAAAGACAGGCATGAAGAAGACGTCTAGCTACAGACAACATGCTGCGACGGGGAATTCTCCAGCCTCCAAATCGTATGTACAACCCAGACTGTACAGTATGGAGCAGTTAAACAACAGAGCAAGCCAGAGGACTGATCCCATACATCATCCCTGTCACAAACCTACCATAATGTACAAAACACAATATCCCCACAACACTGCAGGGCTACCATGCAATGAAAGCCATTATGAAACATCAGACAAAGTCCAGTCTAGATCTATACCAAATACTAAAGTATCAGACAATATTGAAAGATGGAATGATGAAGCAGTATCCCATAGGAACGGTAAAGTCAAGCCCCGGAAGTCATTTAGACCGTTCAATGTCATAAGTAACTTAATCAGCAAGGCTAAAACGAGACAAACAAAAGAAGGTAAAAACAACTTGAAGAAAGAAAATGTTCAAGATAGAAATTGTAGATTACTTCATAGCTCTGATATCAAAGTTTTATCTCCGGCTTTTGATGGTAGGGAAAAAATTTCAAAGGTACAAACTGTGCATCAATTGAGTCCAAATGGCCACTACAAAGCCGCCAGACTTGATGAATATAACCTTGATGTTAAAGACGGTCAGATTTGTTTAAAGGAGGAGACGACTGGACATAGTGGGGGTCAGCCCCAGTGGACATCTGAAGAGTTGAGTGACCACTGGTCACCACAAGGGATCTACAGAAGTCAGGAGAGCCTGAGGTACAAAAGCCATGTTTCTAGATACTTCCAGAAGGGTTCATCCCATGTGAGGTCAAAGGGTTCACGGTTGGAATCTCTGTGGAGTATGCAACTGACCGATCAAGGCTGTAGGGAAAATTCAGAAAGCCAAAAATGTCAAGTACAAAACACACTTTACCATGATGGTATCCTAAAAAATTTGAGGAGTGTTGTGACAAATGGACATACCCCAGACTGTGGTCAGTCCAAATTGGGGTCTAGTTCTACAAAAAGTGTGCCTTTTAGTGAAAGATTGCATGAACTGCCTGTTCAGAAAAACTATGTCATGAACAAGTTCTTGAGTGATGTTCATCATATCAGCAATGTAAGGTTTCAGCAGAGTAACAGAGGACAGGGTAAGCAGCATATAGACTCGCCAGGTTCAATGccttttcatataaaatttacatCATTTGGAAAGGTTTCATTGATGCCTCTGATATGGGATTTGTTGGTGAAAGGTTTCACTCTGAGAAAAAACACTAGTTTATTTTCGTATTTTCGTTATTTTTGTAGATCTTTTAACAAATTTGCCTCAGAACATTCAACTTATTCGCTTGAAAAAAATCCCTCGTATGTTTCCACTAAGAGAATAACGTTGGTCTATTATATGATAGATAGATAA